One window of Podarcis raffonei isolate rPodRaf1 chromosome 15, rPodRaf1.pri, whole genome shotgun sequence genomic DNA carries:
- the PITPNA gene encoding phosphatidylinositol transfer protein alpha isoform — MVLVKEYRVLLPVSVEEYQVGQLYSVAEASKNETGGGEGVEVLVNEPYERDGERGQYTHKIYHLQSKVPPFVKMLAPEGALNIHEKAWNAYPYCRTVITNEYMKDDFLIKIETWHKPDLGMQENVHKLDPNEWKNVEAVYIDIADRSQVLSRDYKPEEDPSKFKSTKTGRGPLGPNWRKELGKQTDCPYMCAYKLVTVKFKWWGLQNKVENFIQKQERRLFTNFHRQLFCWLDKWVDLTMEDIRRMEDETKRQLDEMRQKDPLKGTSAADD; from the exons atGGTGCTCGTCAAGGAATA TCGTGTTCTTTTGCCCGTGTCTGTGGAGGAG TACCAAGTGGGGCAGCTGTACTCCGTGGCAGAAGCCAGCAAGAACGAAACGGGCGGTGGCGAAGGGGTGGAAGTCCTGGTGAACGAGCCCTATGAGCGCGACGGGGAACGTGGGCAGTACACACACAAGATCTACCACTTGCAGAG CAAAGTCCCTCCCTTTGTGAAGATGCTGGCCCCAGAGGGAGCCTTGAATATCCACGAGAAAGCCTGGAATGCCTATCCTTACTGCCGGACTG TTATTACG AATGAGTACATGAAAGACGACTTCTTGATCAAAATTGAGACCTGGCACAAACCGGACCTTGGCATGCAGGAGAAC GTTCACAAACTGGACCCGAATGAATGGAAGAACGTAGAAGCCGTCTATATCGACATTGCAGACCGGAGCCAAGTGCTTTCAAGG GATTACAAGCCGGAAGAAGACCCATCAAAGTTCAAATCCACCAAAACGGGGCGTGGCCCTTTGGGGCCCAACTGGAGG AAGGAGCTGGGCAAGCAAACCGACTGTCCATACATGTGTGCTTACAAGCTAGTAACGGTCAAGTTCAAGTGGTGGGGGCTGCAGAACAAAGTCGAAAACTTTATACAGAAG CAAGAGAGGCGGCTTTTCACAAATTTCCACCGGCAGCTGTTCTGCTGGCTTGATAAATGGGTTGACCTGACCATGGAGGACATTCGCAGGATGGAGGACGAGACGAAGAGGCAGCTGGATGAG ATGAGACAGAAGGACCCCTTGAAAGGAACGTCGGCTGCAGATGACTAG
- the INPP5K gene encoding inositol polyphosphate 5-phosphatase K isoform X4: protein MDMYVIGLQEVNSKIVNFLSDMAFDDPWSIFFMNVLSPLRYVKVSSIRMQGLLLLVFAKQPHVPFIRDIQSQFTRTGLYGYWGNKGGVTTRMSVYGHTICFLNCHLPAHMENAGQRLDDFERILEMQQFEGEKIPNVLDHDVLFWFGDLNFRIEDYGLHFIRESINNSRFSLLWEKDQLNIAKKKEPILQEFMEGPLKFKPTYKFDLYSNDYDTRGQKTLFWFNGKKRKPAWTDRILWRVKHLLQLASEAGEMPEEEAISVSLHSYISHMSYGISDHKPVTGTFELEMKPLPPVPLVRLHPVGNWDAEQDATVRYSTAPEFPSSAWDWIGLYKVTFKHANDYVMYAWVQDNEISSEEDAKQVYLSAEELPATGGEFLLGYYSNTMQSLVGISQPFQIQPRRMLAEKDLAWDGVSRMPEQLCDEKPPCDF from the exons ATGGACATGTATGTCATTGG TTTACAGGAGGTGAACTCCAAGATTGTGAATTTCCTATCCGACATGGCCTTTGATGATCCTTGGAGTATTTTCTTCATGAATGTTCTTTCTCCTCTGCGCTATGTCAAG GTATCTTCCATACGCATGCagggcctcctcctcctggtctttGCAAAGCAGCCTCACGTCCCCTTCATACGGGACATTCAGAGCCAGTTCACTCGCACGGGTCTCTACGGATATTGG GGAAACAAGGGGGGCGTCACCACTCGCATGTCTGTCTATGGACATACCATCTGTTTCCTGAACTGCCACCTGCCAGCCCACATGGAGAATGCAGGACAGCGGTTGGATGACTTTGAGCGCATCCTGGAGATGCAGCAGTTTGAAGGCGAAAAGATTCCCAACGTCCTGGATCACGA CGTTCTCTTCTGGTTTGGTGACTTGAACTTCCGGATTGAAGATTACGGCCTGCATTTCATTCGAGAATCAATCAATAACAGCCGATTCAGCCTTTTGTGGGAAAAGGACCAG CTCAACATAGCTAAGAAGAAGGAACCCATTCTTCAAGAATTCATGGAGGGGCCCCTGAAGTTCAAACCCACCTACAAGTTTGATCTGTACTCAAATGACTACGACACCAG GGGGCAGAAGACGCTCTTTTGGTTTAA TGGGAAGAAGCGGAAGCCTGCGTGGACGGACCGGATCCTCTGGAGGGTGAAGCACCTTTTGCAGTTGGcctcagaggcaggagagatgCCAGAAGAGGAGGCCATTTCTGTGTCCCTGCACAGCTACATCAGCCACATGAGTTACGGCATCAGCGACCACAAACCTGTCACCGGGACCTTTGAACTTGAG aTGAAGCCTCTGCCCCCTGTCCCACTGGTCAGGCTGCATCCTGTCGGCAACTGGGATGCTGAGCAAGATGCCACCGTCCGCTACTCCACAGCTCCTGAATTTCCAAGCAGTGCCTGGGATTGGATTGGTCTCTACAAG GTGACCTTCAAGCATGCAAATGACTACGTGATGTACGCCTGGGTGCAAGACAACGAGATTTCCTCGGAGGAGGATGCCAAGCAG GTCTATCTCAGTGCTGAGGAGCTTCCAGCCACGGGAGGAGAGTTTCTCCTCGGTTATTACAGCAACACAATGCAATCCCTGGTTGGCATCAGTCAGCCCTTTCAG ATTCAGccaaggagaatgttagcagagAAGGACCTGGCCTGGGACGGAGTCAGCAGGATGCCGGAGCAGCTTTGTGATGAGAAACCACCGTGTGACTTTTGA
- the INPP5K gene encoding inositol polyphosphate 5-phosphatase K isoform X2 — protein sequence MDMYVIGLQEVNSKIVNFLSDMAFDDPWSIFFMNVLSPLRYVKVSSIRMQGLLLLVFAKQPHVPFIRDIQSQFTRTGLYGYWGNKGGVTTRMSVYGHTICFLNCHLPAHMENAGQRLDDFERILEMQQFEGEKIPNVLDHDVLFWFGDLNFRIEDYGLHFIRESINNSRFSLLWEKDQLNIAKKKEPILQEFMEGPLKFKPTYKFDLYSNDYDTSGKKRKPAWTDRILWRVKHLLQLASEAGEMPEEEAISVSLHSYISHMSYGISDHKPVTGTFELEMKPLPPVPLVRLHPVGNWDAEQDATVRYSTAPEFPSSAWDWIGLYKVTFKHANDYVMYAWVQDNEISSEEDAKQVYLSAEELPATGGEFLLGYYSNTMQSLVGISQPFQIQPRRMLAEKDLAWDGVSRMPEQLCDEKPPCDF from the exons ATGGACATGTATGTCATTGG TTTACAGGAGGTGAACTCCAAGATTGTGAATTTCCTATCCGACATGGCCTTTGATGATCCTTGGAGTATTTTCTTCATGAATGTTCTTTCTCCTCTGCGCTATGTCAAG GTATCTTCCATACGCATGCagggcctcctcctcctggtctttGCAAAGCAGCCTCACGTCCCCTTCATACGGGACATTCAGAGCCAGTTCACTCGCACGGGTCTCTACGGATATTGG GGAAACAAGGGGGGCGTCACCACTCGCATGTCTGTCTATGGACATACCATCTGTTTCCTGAACTGCCACCTGCCAGCCCACATGGAGAATGCAGGACAGCGGTTGGATGACTTTGAGCGCATCCTGGAGATGCAGCAGTTTGAAGGCGAAAAGATTCCCAACGTCCTGGATCACGA CGTTCTCTTCTGGTTTGGTGACTTGAACTTCCGGATTGAAGATTACGGCCTGCATTTCATTCGAGAATCAATCAATAACAGCCGATTCAGCCTTTTGTGGGAAAAGGACCAG CTCAACATAGCTAAGAAGAAGGAACCCATTCTTCAAGAATTCATGGAGGGGCCCCTGAAGTTCAAACCCACCTACAAGTTTGATCTGTACTCAAATGACTACGACACCAG TGGGAAGAAGCGGAAGCCTGCGTGGACGGACCGGATCCTCTGGAGGGTGAAGCACCTTTTGCAGTTGGcctcagaggcaggagagatgCCAGAAGAGGAGGCCATTTCTGTGTCCCTGCACAGCTACATCAGCCACATGAGTTACGGCATCAGCGACCACAAACCTGTCACCGGGACCTTTGAACTTGAG aTGAAGCCTCTGCCCCCTGTCCCACTGGTCAGGCTGCATCCTGTCGGCAACTGGGATGCTGAGCAAGATGCCACCGTCCGCTACTCCACAGCTCCTGAATTTCCAAGCAGTGCCTGGGATTGGATTGGTCTCTACAAG GTGACCTTCAAGCATGCAAATGACTACGTGATGTACGCCTGGGTGCAAGACAACGAGATTTCCTCGGAGGAGGATGCCAAGCAG GTCTATCTCAGTGCTGAGGAGCTTCCAGCCACGGGAGGAGAGTTTCTCCTCGGTTATTACAGCAACACAATGCAATCCCTGGTTGGCATCAGTCAGCCCTTTCAG ATTCAGccaaggagaatgttagcagagAAGGACCTGGCCTGGGACGGAGTCAGCAGGATGCCGGAGCAGCTTTGTGATGAGAAACCACCGTGTGACTTTTGA
- the INPP5K gene encoding inositol polyphosphate 5-phosphatase K isoform X1 → MASLQPEEPLQDLLSVSLLDLEGTPSALRSRSASVSSTGSSGRLQLRQRVAQLMACVEDVSSDDEIHEEVSRTIDEAFLICGKMQKQRLLGIRLHLVTWNVGTASPPPDVTSLLQLNSQDQEMDMYVIGLQEVNSKIVNFLSDMAFDDPWSIFFMNVLSPLRYVKVSSIRMQGLLLLVFAKQPHVPFIRDIQSQFTRTGLYGYWGNKGGVTTRMSVYGHTICFLNCHLPAHMENAGQRLDDFERILEMQQFEGEKIPNVLDHDVLFWFGDLNFRIEDYGLHFIRESINNSRFSLLWEKDQLNIAKKKEPILQEFMEGPLKFKPTYKFDLYSNDYDTRGQKTLFWFNGKKRKPAWTDRILWRVKHLLQLASEAGEMPEEEAISVSLHSYISHMSYGISDHKPVTGTFELEMKPLPPVPLVRLHPVGNWDAEQDATVRYSTAPEFPSSAWDWIGLYKVTFKHANDYVMYAWVQDNEISSEEDAKQVYLSAEELPATGGEFLLGYYSNTMQSLVGISQPFQIQPRRMLAEKDLAWDGVSRMPEQLCDEKPPCDF, encoded by the exons atgGCATCTTTGCAGCCTGAAGAGCCGCTCCAGGACTTGCTCTCCGTCTCCTTGCTGGACCTGGAGGGCACCCCCTCTGCCTTGCGCAGCCGCTCGGCCAGTGTGAGCAGCACGGGCTCCAGCGGGCGGCTGCAGCTGCGGCAGCGAGTGGCACAGCTCATGGCCTGCGTGGAGGATGTCAGCTCCGATGACGAGATCCACGAGGAAGTCTCACGCACCATCGATGAGGCTTTTCTGATCTGTGGGAAGATGCAGAAGCAGAGGCTTCTAGGGATCAG GTTGCACTTGGTGACTTGGAACGTGGGCACAGCTTCTCCCCCTCCTGATGTCACCTCTTTGCTGCAGCTCAACTCGCAAGACCAGGAAATGGACATGTATGTCATTGG TTTACAGGAGGTGAACTCCAAGATTGTGAATTTCCTATCCGACATGGCCTTTGATGATCCTTGGAGTATTTTCTTCATGAATGTTCTTTCTCCTCTGCGCTATGTCAAG GTATCTTCCATACGCATGCagggcctcctcctcctggtctttGCAAAGCAGCCTCACGTCCCCTTCATACGGGACATTCAGAGCCAGTTCACTCGCACGGGTCTCTACGGATATTGG GGAAACAAGGGGGGCGTCACCACTCGCATGTCTGTCTATGGACATACCATCTGTTTCCTGAACTGCCACCTGCCAGCCCACATGGAGAATGCAGGACAGCGGTTGGATGACTTTGAGCGCATCCTGGAGATGCAGCAGTTTGAAGGCGAAAAGATTCCCAACGTCCTGGATCACGA CGTTCTCTTCTGGTTTGGTGACTTGAACTTCCGGATTGAAGATTACGGCCTGCATTTCATTCGAGAATCAATCAATAACAGCCGATTCAGCCTTTTGTGGGAAAAGGACCAG CTCAACATAGCTAAGAAGAAGGAACCCATTCTTCAAGAATTCATGGAGGGGCCCCTGAAGTTCAAACCCACCTACAAGTTTGATCTGTACTCAAATGACTACGACACCAG GGGGCAGAAGACGCTCTTTTGGTTTAA TGGGAAGAAGCGGAAGCCTGCGTGGACGGACCGGATCCTCTGGAGGGTGAAGCACCTTTTGCAGTTGGcctcagaggcaggagagatgCCAGAAGAGGAGGCCATTTCTGTGTCCCTGCACAGCTACATCAGCCACATGAGTTACGGCATCAGCGACCACAAACCTGTCACCGGGACCTTTGAACTTGAG aTGAAGCCTCTGCCCCCTGTCCCACTGGTCAGGCTGCATCCTGTCGGCAACTGGGATGCTGAGCAAGATGCCACCGTCCGCTACTCCACAGCTCCTGAATTTCCAAGCAGTGCCTGGGATTGGATTGGTCTCTACAAG GTGACCTTCAAGCATGCAAATGACTACGTGATGTACGCCTGGGTGCAAGACAACGAGATTTCCTCGGAGGAGGATGCCAAGCAG GTCTATCTCAGTGCTGAGGAGCTTCCAGCCACGGGAGGAGAGTTTCTCCTCGGTTATTACAGCAACACAATGCAATCCCTGGTTGGCATCAGTCAGCCCTTTCAG ATTCAGccaaggagaatgttagcagagAAGGACCTGGCCTGGGACGGAGTCAGCAGGATGCCGGAGCAGCTTTGTGATGAGAAACCACCGTGTGACTTTTGA
- the INPP5K gene encoding inositol polyphosphate 5-phosphatase K isoform X3, translating to MEAEDGPRHLRLHLVTWNVGTASPPPDVTSLLQLNSQDQEMDMYVIGLQEVNSKIVNFLSDMAFDDPWSIFFMNVLSPLRYVKVSSIRMQGLLLLVFAKQPHVPFIRDIQSQFTRTGLYGYWGNKGGVTTRMSVYGHTICFLNCHLPAHMENAGQRLDDFERILEMQQFEGEKIPNVLDHDVLFWFGDLNFRIEDYGLHFIRESINNSRFSLLWEKDQLNIAKKKEPILQEFMEGPLKFKPTYKFDLYSNDYDTRGQKTLFWFNGKKRKPAWTDRILWRVKHLLQLASEAGEMPEEEAISVSLHSYISHMSYGISDHKPVTGTFELEMKPLPPVPLVRLHPVGNWDAEQDATVRYSTAPEFPSSAWDWIGLYKVTFKHANDYVMYAWVQDNEISSEEDAKQVYLSAEELPATGGEFLLGYYSNTMQSLVGISQPFQIQPRRMLAEKDLAWDGVSRMPEQLCDEKPPCDF from the exons ATGGAGGCGGAGGATGGACCGCGGCATCTCAG GTTGCACTTGGTGACTTGGAACGTGGGCACAGCTTCTCCCCCTCCTGATGTCACCTCTTTGCTGCAGCTCAACTCGCAAGACCAGGAAATGGACATGTATGTCATTGG TTTACAGGAGGTGAACTCCAAGATTGTGAATTTCCTATCCGACATGGCCTTTGATGATCCTTGGAGTATTTTCTTCATGAATGTTCTTTCTCCTCTGCGCTATGTCAAG GTATCTTCCATACGCATGCagggcctcctcctcctggtctttGCAAAGCAGCCTCACGTCCCCTTCATACGGGACATTCAGAGCCAGTTCACTCGCACGGGTCTCTACGGATATTGG GGAAACAAGGGGGGCGTCACCACTCGCATGTCTGTCTATGGACATACCATCTGTTTCCTGAACTGCCACCTGCCAGCCCACATGGAGAATGCAGGACAGCGGTTGGATGACTTTGAGCGCATCCTGGAGATGCAGCAGTTTGAAGGCGAAAAGATTCCCAACGTCCTGGATCACGA CGTTCTCTTCTGGTTTGGTGACTTGAACTTCCGGATTGAAGATTACGGCCTGCATTTCATTCGAGAATCAATCAATAACAGCCGATTCAGCCTTTTGTGGGAAAAGGACCAG CTCAACATAGCTAAGAAGAAGGAACCCATTCTTCAAGAATTCATGGAGGGGCCCCTGAAGTTCAAACCCACCTACAAGTTTGATCTGTACTCAAATGACTACGACACCAG GGGGCAGAAGACGCTCTTTTGGTTTAA TGGGAAGAAGCGGAAGCCTGCGTGGACGGACCGGATCCTCTGGAGGGTGAAGCACCTTTTGCAGTTGGcctcagaggcaggagagatgCCAGAAGAGGAGGCCATTTCTGTGTCCCTGCACAGCTACATCAGCCACATGAGTTACGGCATCAGCGACCACAAACCTGTCACCGGGACCTTTGAACTTGAG aTGAAGCCTCTGCCCCCTGTCCCACTGGTCAGGCTGCATCCTGTCGGCAACTGGGATGCTGAGCAAGATGCCACCGTCCGCTACTCCACAGCTCCTGAATTTCCAAGCAGTGCCTGGGATTGGATTGGTCTCTACAAG GTGACCTTCAAGCATGCAAATGACTACGTGATGTACGCCTGGGTGCAAGACAACGAGATTTCCTCGGAGGAGGATGCCAAGCAG GTCTATCTCAGTGCTGAGGAGCTTCCAGCCACGGGAGGAGAGTTTCTCCTCGGTTATTACAGCAACACAATGCAATCCCTGGTTGGCATCAGTCAGCCCTTTCAG ATTCAGccaaggagaatgttagcagagAAGGACCTGGCCTGGGACGGAGTCAGCAGGATGCCGGAGCAGCTTTGTGATGAGAAACCACCGTGTGACTTTTGA